In Bacteroidales bacterium, one genomic interval encodes:
- a CDS encoding diaminopimelate epimerase, giving the protein MILEFEKYHGAGNDFIIIDLNKFHIEFSVEQIAFLCDRHFGIGADGLMLLKKNMNYDFEMIYHNSDGKPATMCGNGGRCIAAYAYNHGYISDETTFLASDGVHLAKIINPNYVKLKMQDVNNVQIFEDGYFVNTGSPHFVSFKYDIKTLDVYKTGKSIRHEPRFGSEGTNVNFCHINEENKLTIYTFERGVENETLACGTGSVASAIAHCTNKPDGNYSIEMVAKGGNLNVSFDKKDKQFRNIWLSGPVKFVFKGEIKL; this is encoded by the coding sequence ATGATTTTAGAATTCGAAAAATACCATGGCGCTGGCAACGACTTTATAATCATAGACTTAAATAAATTCCATATCGAATTTTCTGTTGAACAAATAGCTTTTTTATGCGACCGACATTTTGGCATAGGTGCAGACGGTTTAATGTTGCTCAAAAAAAATATGAATTACGACTTTGAAATGATTTATCATAATTCCGATGGAAAACCGGCTACTATGTGCGGAAATGGTGGGCGATGTATAGCAGCATACGCCTATAATCATGGCTATATTAGCGACGAAACTACTTTTCTAGCTTCTGACGGGGTTCATTTGGCAAAAATAATAAACCCTAACTATGTAAAGCTTAAGATGCAAGATGTTAATAATGTTCAAATATTTGAAGATGGTTATTTTGTCAACACAGGCTCTCCTCATTTTGTAAGCTTTAAATACGATATAAAAACATTAGATGTATATAAAACGGGCAAATCAATACGTCATGAGCCACGTTTTGGTTCAGAAGGAACAAATGTCAACTTTTGCCACATCAACGAAGAAAACAAACTCACCATTTATACCTTTGAGCGAGGCGTAGAAAATGAAACTTTGGCATGTGGCACTGGCTCAGTAGCATCAGCAATTGCTCATTGTACAAATAAGCCCGATGGAAATTATAGCATTGAAATGGTAGCAAAAGGCGGAAATCTAAATGTTAGTTTCGATAAAAAAGATAAACAATTCAGAAATATATGGCTTTCTGGTCCA